The Halomicronema hongdechloris C2206 genome includes a window with the following:
- a CDS encoding ParB N-terminal domain-containing protein, translated as MRIADIPIDQIHRPLYRQTDPEKVATLMASIQEQGLQDPIDVLEVEGRYYGFSGCHRYEACRRLGHQTICCRVRRAPRSVLHLHLA; from the coding sequence ATGCGCATTGCCGATATCCCCATTGACCAAATTCATCGTCCCCTCTATCGTCAGACTGACCCCGAGAAAGTTGCGACTTTGATGGCCTCGATTCAGGAGCAGGGGCTACAGGACCCCATTGATGTCTTGGAGGTGGAGGGACGATATTATGGATTCTCGGGGTGCCATCGCTACGAAGCCTGCCGTCGTCTCGGCCACCAGACGATTTGCTGCCGTGTGCGTCGGGCTCCCCGCTCCGTGTTGCATTTACATCTGGCCTAA
- a CDS encoding SpoIID/LytB domain-containing protein, whose protein sequence is MIAPLKAEPLNPELQVGVVQRFGEDDDVTLRLESFAGAPLTVSFQTGEEPQQITTPQVLLEVQPRPLPQRELQERVVLSTHRSFESAEDSAQAWQQRGIATEIAQPDTWQVWAQRETYHTPLLRRLLLQNLQSQGFTEVFLDSQVLGQEPQAVFIANGYRYHRSRLEVTAANQRIRVVRLLGGDPQRTRLYGGKLRLQPNAYGTYTLVNQVPIETYLRGVVPHEIGLGAPAATIAAQAILARTYALRNLRRFTIDDYQLCADTHCQVYWGLGGAAPVTDKAIAATKGMVLTYQGELVDALYSSTSGGVTAPFSHVWNGPDRPYLKAVVDSVQGVWDLEQTPLNTEAAVRRFLDLETGFNEARWDTFRWQRQSDLAEITQDVRAYVRSQQHPLADFTEITSLQVSQRAASGRVQTLVMQTDLGEITLVKDEIIRVLSAPRSLLFYLDPIYEETTAAAEAPSQAAEASPSSPLQGYRFVGGGFGHGVGMSQTGAYRLGALGWSSEQILQFYYPGTTLEPIHDDLVFWRPSTDADQGDQVESDPDAAAKSMASPSP, encoded by the coding sequence ATGATAGCTCCTCTAAAGGCTGAGCCCTTGAATCCGGAACTGCAGGTGGGGGTGGTGCAGCGATTTGGCGAGGATGACGATGTCACCCTTCGGTTGGAATCCTTTGCTGGAGCTCCTCTGACGGTATCCTTTCAGACGGGGGAGGAGCCTCAGCAGATCACCACCCCCCAAGTATTGCTAGAGGTGCAACCACGGCCCTTACCCCAGCGTGAATTGCAGGAGCGGGTGGTGCTCAGCACCCATCGCAGCTTCGAGAGTGCCGAAGACAGTGCTCAGGCGTGGCAGCAACGGGGTATTGCCACTGAAATTGCCCAACCCGATACTTGGCAGGTGTGGGCCCAGCGAGAGACGTATCACACGCCACTGTTACGGCGATTGCTGCTGCAGAACTTGCAGAGCCAGGGATTTACGGAGGTGTTTCTAGATAGCCAGGTGCTGGGACAGGAGCCCCAGGCGGTGTTTATCGCCAATGGCTATCGCTATCATCGCTCGCGTCTAGAGGTGACGGCGGCCAACCAACGCATTCGGGTCGTGCGGCTCTTGGGCGGAGATCCCCAGCGGACGCGGCTCTATGGCGGTAAGCTGCGGCTGCAACCCAATGCCTATGGCACCTATACCCTGGTGAATCAGGTGCCGATTGAGACTTACTTGCGCGGGGTGGTGCCCCATGAGATTGGCTTGGGGGCTCCTGCGGCTACCATTGCCGCTCAAGCAATTCTGGCTCGCACCTATGCCCTGCGCAATCTGCGTCGCTTTACCATCGATGACTATCAGCTGTGTGCCGATACCCATTGCCAGGTCTATTGGGGCTTAGGAGGAGCGGCACCTGTCACCGATAAGGCCATCGCCGCCACTAAAGGCATGGTGCTGACCTACCAGGGAGAATTGGTGGATGCCCTCTATTCCTCGACTTCAGGAGGTGTCACGGCTCCCTTTAGCCATGTCTGGAATGGCCCCGATCGCCCTTACTTGAAGGCGGTGGTGGATTCGGTGCAGGGCGTCTGGGATTTGGAGCAAACGCCCCTGAATACCGAAGCGGCAGTGCGGCGGTTTCTGGACCTCGAGACTGGGTTTAATGAAGCGCGCTGGGATACCTTTCGCTGGCAACGCCAGAGTGACTTGGCTGAGATTACCCAGGATGTCAGGGCCTATGTGCGATCGCAACAACATCCCCTAGCCGACTTCACTGAAATCACCAGCCTACAGGTGAGCCAGCGAGCTGCCTCAGGGCGGGTACAGACCCTAGTGATGCAGACGGATCTGGGCGAAATCACCTTAGTCAAAGATGAAATCATCCGGGTCCTGTCGGCACCGCGGAGCTTGCTGTTTTATCTGGACCCGATCTACGAAGAGACAACAGCGGCGGCAGAGGCCCCTAGTCAAGCAGCAGAGGCCAGCCCCTCCTCCCCCCTACAGGGCTACCGATTTGTTGGCGGGGGCTTCGGCCACGGTGTGGGCATGAGCCAAACCGGGGCCTATCGCCTTGGCGCTCTGGGCTGGTCCAGCGAACAAATTCTGCAGTTCTACTATCCC